In Brockia lithotrophica, one DNA window encodes the following:
- a CDS encoding Heat shock protein 60 family co-chaperone GroES yields MLKPLSDRVVVEPLEREERTAGGIVLPDTAKEKPQEGRVVAVGPGRYEDGKLVPMEVKVGDRVIFSKYAGTEVKVKDKEYLILREADILAIVED; encoded by the coding sequence ATGCTCAAGCCTCTCAGCGACCGCGTCGTCGTAGAACCGCTCGAGCGCGAGGAGCGGACGGCGGGAGGGATCGTTCTTCCGGACACGGCGAAGGAAAAGCCCCAGGAAGGGCGCGTCGTCGCCGTGGGACCCGGGCGCTACGAAGACGGGAAGCTCGTTCCTATGGAAGTGAAGGTCGGCGACCGCGTGATCTTCTCAAAGTACGCGGGAACGGAGGTCAAGGTGAAGGACAAGGAGTACCTGATCCTCCGGGAAGCCGACATCTTGGCAATTGTAGAAGACTAG
- a CDS encoding Twin-arginine translocation protein TatAd: MLSNIGVGGFLVILLLALIIFGPNRLPEIGRAFGTTLKEFKKAATELQDTVSLDSRPPSPQSRIEDRTATAPPIEGKAEEKKDESAKS; this comes from the coding sequence ATGCTCTCCAACATCGGTGTCGGGGGCTTTCTCGTGATCCTCCTCCTCGCGCTCATCATCTTCGGCCCGAACCGTTTGCCGGAGATCGGTCGCGCCTTCGGGACGACGCTCAAGGAGTTTAAGAAGGCGGCTACGGAGCTTCAGGACACCGTGTCCTTGGATTCCAGGCCGCCGTCTCCGCAAAGCCGCATTGAGGACCGCACCGCCACGGCTCCCCCCATCGAGGGTAAGGCTGAGGAGAAGAAAGACGAAAGCGCGAAGAGCTGA
- a CDS encoding Molybdenum cofactor biosynthesis protein MoaB gives MTWRLGILWISDRGFRGERKDESKDLIASILAERLPVDFVAYGVAPDEIEAIKEALIDMIERDRVDLLITTGGTGLGPRDVTPEATLMVVDRVIPGFAEEMRRRASQISPNELFTRAVIGTRKTTLLVNLPGAPRSAEICLRAVLDFIEPALELIQGRRG, from the coding sequence GTGACGTGGCGTTTAGGAATTCTCTGGATCAGCGATCGCGGCTTTCGCGGGGAACGCAAAGACGAAAGCAAGGACCTCATCGCCTCAATCTTGGCCGAACGCCTTCCGGTTGACTTCGTCGCTTACGGTGTGGCTCCCGACGAGATCGAGGCGATCAAGGAAGCCCTCATCGATATGATCGAACGCGATCGCGTCGACCTCCTCATTACCACGGGGGGCACGGGTCTCGGCCCGCGGGACGTCACGCCGGAGGCGACGCTCATGGTCGTCGATCGGGTCATTCCCGGGTTTGCCGAGGAAATGCGCCGCCGTGCCTCGCAGATTTCCCCGAACGAGCTGTTCACCCGGGCGGTCATCGGTACGCGGAAGACGACGCTCCTCGTGAACCTACCCGGCGCTCCCCGTTCGGCGGAGATCTGCCTGCGTGCCGTTTTGGACTTCATCGAGCCGGCCCTGGAGCTCATCCAGGGAAGAAGGGGGTAA
- a CDS encoding 5-formyltetrahydrofolate cyclo-ligase, with translation MRNPTGQVKRLWRRAARALRASLPEAYRREAEAGIVRNLRDLVEAAGVREVGVYAPLPGEVDLALLYGIWEEEGKTLLWPRVERRGAPLVYRPARRSELVPGAYGVWEPPPGPPAALPELLLVPGLLFSRTGYRLGYGGGYYDRTLSTFSGRAVGVSFSALLFADVPRDPWDVQLGEIVTEREALSFRRGANFC, from the coding sequence GTGCGAAACCCGACGGGGCAGGTAAAACGTCTGTGGCGGAGGGCCGCCCGCGCCCTCCGTGCCTCCTTGCCGGAGGCGTACCGGCGAGAAGCCGAAGCCGGGATCGTCCGAAACTTACGCGACCTCGTCGAAGCCGCGGGGGTGCGGGAAGTCGGCGTCTACGCCCCCCTCCCCGGGGAGGTGGACCTCGCGCTTCTCTACGGGATTTGGGAAGAAGAAGGGAAGACCCTGCTTTGGCCGCGCGTCGAGCGCCGGGGAGCTCCTCTCGTATACCGCCCGGCCCGCCGGTCGGAACTCGTCCCCGGGGCGTACGGGGTATGGGAACCCCCGCCCGGACCACCGGCGGCGTTGCCGGAGCTCCTCCTCGTCCCGGGCCTTCTTTTTTCTCGGACGGGGTACCGCCTCGGATACGGGGGAGGGTACTACGACCGCACGCTCTCCACCTTTTCCGGACGGGCGGTAGGCGTGAGCTTTTCCGCACTCCTCTTTGCCGACGTTCCCCGCGATCCGTGGGACGTGCAGCTCGGGGAAATCGTGACGGAAAGAGAAGCGTTGTCCTTCCGTCGCGGCGCCAATTTCTGCTGA
- a CDS encoding TsaD/Kae1/Qri7 protein, required for threonylcarbamoyladenosine t(6)A37 formation in tRNA — protein MGIETSCDETAVALVDDAFSVRAAFLTSQVERHAAYGGVVPELAAREHLTAILPLLEQVAGGATSLRRRIQAVAVTYGPGLVGALHIGIAAAKALAWSWDVPLLPVHHLAAHIYAARLEGPFRYPFLALLVSGGHTELVFVEGPLTFRLLGGTRDDAVGEAYDKVARLLGLPYPGGPAIDRLAQSGEARFPFPRVVLGGYAFSFSGLKTHVRHFLERAKASGDLPRSEDVAASFQAAVVDVLAEKTFRAVDETGVKELVVAGGVAANSALRRRFSREAEVRGVRLRIPPPAYCTDNAAMVAALGVELLRAGITADLDLPARASLPLDGWPLSDPYLAARARG, from the coding sequence TTGGGGATTGAGACGAGCTGCGACGAGACGGCCGTCGCCCTCGTAGATGATGCCTTTTCCGTTCGGGCGGCTTTCCTCACAAGTCAGGTGGAGCGGCACGCCGCCTACGGCGGGGTGGTGCCGGAGCTCGCCGCCCGCGAGCACCTCACCGCCATCCTTCCCCTCTTGGAGCAGGTGGCCGGCGGTGCAACTTCTTTGCGGAGGCGCATTCAGGCCGTGGCCGTGACCTACGGTCCCGGCCTCGTTGGTGCCCTTCACATCGGCATCGCCGCGGCCAAGGCCCTCGCCTGGTCGTGGGACGTGCCCCTTCTTCCGGTCCACCACCTTGCGGCGCACATCTACGCCGCACGCCTCGAGGGCCCGTTTCGCTATCCCTTCCTCGCCCTCCTCGTCTCGGGCGGACACACGGAACTCGTCTTCGTCGAGGGTCCGCTCACGTTTCGCCTTCTGGGGGGTACGCGCGACGACGCCGTGGGGGAGGCTTACGACAAGGTCGCCCGCCTCCTCGGACTTCCCTACCCGGGCGGCCCGGCGATCGACCGTCTCGCCCAATCGGGAGAGGCGCGTTTCCCCTTTCCCCGCGTCGTCCTCGGGGGTTACGCCTTCAGCTTCAGCGGGCTCAAGACGCACGTGCGACATTTCCTCGAGCGGGCCAAGGCATCGGGCGATCTCCCGCGTTCCGAAGACGTCGCGGCGAGCTTTCAAGCGGCGGTCGTAGACGTCCTCGCGGAAAAGACCTTCCGCGCCGTAGACGAGACGGGCGTGAAGGAGCTCGTCGTCGCCGGCGGCGTAGCGGCCAACAGCGCCCTCCGACGGCGGTTTTCCCGCGAAGCGGAAGTGCGCGGTGTGCGCCTGCGGATTCCGCCGCCGGCCTACTGCACGGACAACGCCGCCATGGTCGCCGCCCTCGGGGTAGAACTTCTGCGCGCGGGGATCACCGCCGACCTCGACCTTCCCGCCCGCGCTTCCCTCCCCTTGGACGGGTGGCCGCTCTCCGATCCCTACCTCGCCGCCCGCGCGCGCGGCTGA
- a CDS encoding Ribosomal-protein-S18p-alanine acetyltransferase yields the protein MEREDGAAEYRSMREEDVPRVAALERLAFSTPWSEASFLRELRENPLARYVVAVVGAQVVGYGGIWVLSHLGEAHVTNVAVHPAYRRRGIGEGIVRRLLERARLEGARLVSLEVRRSNLVAQKLYRKLGFRVVGVRPHYYGDDGEDAFLMEARIPAWMRFVEGGEEDFLRLGD from the coding sequence GTGGAGCGCGAGGACGGTGCGGCGGAGTATCGGTCGATGCGCGAAGAAGACGTCCCTCGGGTCGCGGCGCTCGAGCGCCTCGCCTTTTCCACCCCTTGGAGCGAAGCGAGCTTCTTGAGGGAACTGCGGGAAAATCCCCTCGCGCGGTACGTGGTGGCGGTCGTGGGCGCGCAGGTCGTGGGCTACGGGGGGATCTGGGTGCTTTCTCACCTCGGCGAGGCGCACGTGACGAACGTCGCCGTTCATCCCGCGTACCGCCGACGCGGCATCGGCGAGGGGATCGTGCGCCGCCTCCTCGAGCGCGCCCGGCTCGAGGGCGCGCGCCTCGTCTCCCTCGAGGTGCGGCGCTCCAACCTCGTCGCGCAGAAGCTCTACCGCAAGCTCGGGTTTCGCGTGGTAGGGGTCCGGCCGCACTACTACGGAGACGACGGGGAGGACGCCTTTCTCATGGAAGCCCGTATTCCCGCGTGGATGCGTTTCGTGGAAGGAGGGGAAGAGGATTTCCTCCGTCTTGGGGATTGA
- a CDS encoding TsaB protein, required for threonylcarbamoyladenosine (t(6)A) formation in tRNA, which produces MRILALETSTEPLAVAASEGKRVLVEFAYLYPERRHAELLFPLLRRAVAEAGWTPEDVDLIAVARGPGSFTGVRLGLTAAKVLAWALGKPLVAVSTLELWAASVAGASSWAAPVLDARNDNVYAALYRVETRDGLPLPVLADRKAPFSEFLADVRGAWEEHGNPPIVFAGTDLAPFAARIRAAMGSAAALFEPPVGFPRAAVLAALAARKVEEGRTDPFTVQPAYFRSME; this is translated from the coding sequence GTGCGCATCCTCGCCTTGGAAACGTCCACCGAGCCGCTCGCCGTCGCCGCGAGCGAGGGCAAGCGAGTCCTCGTGGAGTTTGCGTATCTCTACCCCGAGCGGCGCCACGCGGAGCTCCTCTTCCCGCTCCTTCGGCGCGCGGTGGCCGAGGCGGGGTGGACGCCGGAAGACGTCGACCTCATCGCGGTGGCCCGGGGTCCCGGGTCTTTTACGGGTGTGCGCCTCGGACTCACCGCCGCGAAGGTCCTCGCCTGGGCCCTGGGGAAACCCCTCGTCGCCGTCTCCACGTTGGAGCTCTGGGCGGCGTCGGTTGCCGGGGCATCGTCCTGGGCGGCGCCCGTGCTCGACGCCCGCAACGACAACGTGTACGCCGCTCTGTACCGCGTGGAAACCCGCGACGGTCTGCCCCTCCCCGTTCTCGCGGACCGCAAGGCCCCTTTTTCCGAATTCCTCGCCGACGTACGCGGTGCGTGGGAGGAGCACGGGAATCCCCCCATCGTCTTCGCGGGAACGGACCTCGCGCCGTTTGCCGCGCGCATCCGCGCCGCCATGGGGAGTGCTGCCGCGCTTTTCGAACCTCCCGTCGGCTTTCCGCGGGCGGCGGTTCTCGCGGCCCTGGCGGCCCGCAAGGTCGAAGAGGGGCGGACGGATCCCTTTACCGTTCAGCCAGCATACTTCCGAAGCATGGAGTAG
- a CDS encoding Alanine racemase — protein sequence MDPRTCRASRIELDADALRHNVLALTGLLPRSSGIMAVVKANAYGHGVRQVAPLLAEIGVSYFAVATLSEALEIRTLGVDTPILVLGPVDADCLPDAQAQGIAVTVFDPAFVPRLRTSLKSSLPRLKVHVKVDTGMHRWGIAQEEEVVDVLRVLREVPKVEVEGIYTHLARADEPDVDDAERQHERFARLLARLDAEGLTPPLRHVNNSAGFVRFPDRSYELVRLGISLYGVPPSPRIASSFAFLRPVLRLAAPIAQLHLLAPGETAGYGGGFEARRPTRLAVVPLGYGDGIFRALGGGRGEALVRGRRVPIVGRVSMDALFVDVTDVPEASVGDSVVFLGTQGTESISPWEVADRLGTIAYEVLTQLGPRLARVLRG from the coding sequence GTGGATCCTCGGACCTGTCGTGCCTCGCGCATAGAACTCGATGCGGATGCCCTGCGCCACAATGTCCTCGCTCTCACGGGCCTACTTCCGCGGTCGTCGGGAATCATGGCGGTCGTCAAGGCAAACGCTTACGGCCACGGCGTTCGCCAGGTCGCCCCTTTGCTTGCGGAAATCGGCGTGTCCTACTTTGCCGTGGCCACCCTGAGCGAAGCGCTCGAGATCCGGACCCTCGGGGTGGACACGCCCATCCTCGTCCTCGGACCCGTGGACGCCGATTGCCTTCCCGACGCCCAAGCCCAGGGGATTGCGGTCACCGTGTTCGATCCGGCCTTCGTCCCGCGGCTGCGCACGTCCCTAAAGTCGAGCCTTCCCCGCCTCAAGGTCCACGTGAAGGTGGACACGGGGATGCACCGCTGGGGGATTGCCCAGGAGGAAGAGGTCGTCGACGTGCTCCGCGTCCTGCGCGAGGTACCCAAGGTCGAGGTGGAGGGGATCTACACGCACCTGGCCCGGGCCGACGAACCGGATGTAGACGATGCCGAGCGGCAGCACGAACGGTTTGCCCGCCTGCTCGCGCGTTTGGATGCGGAAGGGCTCACGCCCCCCTTGCGCCACGTAAACAACAGCGCGGGGTTCGTCCGCTTCCCCGACCGGAGCTACGAACTCGTCCGTTTGGGGATTTCCCTGTACGGCGTTCCCCCCTCACCGCGCATCGCGTCTTCCTTTGCCTTTTTGCGCCCCGTTCTTCGGCTTGCGGCACCGATCGCCCAACTCCACCTACTCGCCCCCGGGGAAACGGCGGGATACGGCGGCGGCTTCGAGGCACGCCGACCTACGCGTCTCGCCGTCGTGCCTTTGGGGTACGGAGATGGGATCTTCCGGGCGCTCGGAGGCGGGCGCGGAGAGGCACTCGTGCGGGGCCGACGCGTACCCATCGTGGGTCGCGTGAGCATGGACGCCCTGTTCGTCGACGTGACCGACGTACCGGAGGCTTCCGTGGGCGACAGCGTCGTCTTTCTCGGAACGCAGGGGACCGAATCCATTTCGCCGTGGGAAGTCGCCGACCGACTGGGGACGATCGCCTACGAGGTCCTCACACAACTCGGGCCGCGACTCGCCCGCGTCCTACGGGGGTGA
- a CDS encoding outer membrane lipoprotein receptor → MRRGYILGVLATLLLLVVAGCRASDRPEDVVGRIAKRAEEAKAYETTGTLTLKTGGEPVAYRVRVAHLKPSYYRVEILGQKDETRQVVLKNEEGVFIFAPELKKTFRFQSRWPGEGGQIYLLESLVESVRADEGRAMEVENGTYVFRVKARAPNRLLSQQVVRFDRETLAPKQVDVLDSEGQTLASFVVEGFSWDPTLSPEDFRREAVEKQFGQGPTSQAGTAAQSAQDLMGVEPTYLPEGVVRKGSQLTYDDGVPTLTVSYGGSRSFTLTVSPARELTVTAQDGVPVDLFFTWGGLTRSDDLRILRFTYRGLDVRLMSTDAPEEELVAVAQSIFLPRK, encoded by the coding sequence GTGCGGCGAGGGTACATCCTCGGGGTCTTGGCCACGCTTCTCCTGCTCGTCGTTGCGGGTTGTCGCGCATCCGATCGTCCGGAAGACGTCGTCGGGAGGATTGCCAAGCGCGCGGAGGAGGCTAAGGCGTACGAAACCACGGGGACGCTCACGCTCAAGACGGGCGGGGAGCCCGTCGCGTACCGCGTGCGCGTCGCCCACCTTAAGCCTTCGTATTACCGGGTGGAGATCCTCGGACAGAAGGACGAGACCCGGCAGGTCGTCTTGAAAAACGAGGAGGGCGTGTTTATCTTCGCGCCCGAACTCAAAAAGACCTTCCGCTTTCAGAGCCGTTGGCCGGGAGAAGGGGGGCAGATCTACCTCCTCGAATCCCTCGTCGAGAGCGTCCGCGCCGACGAAGGCAGGGCGATGGAGGTAGAGAACGGGACGTACGTCTTTCGCGTCAAGGCTCGCGCCCCCAACCGCCTCCTCTCCCAGCAAGTCGTCCGCTTCGACCGCGAGACCCTGGCTCCCAAGCAGGTAGACGTCTTGGATTCCGAAGGCCAGACGCTTGCAAGTTTCGTCGTCGAGGGGTTTTCCTGGGATCCGACGCTTTCGCCCGAGGACTTCCGGAGGGAGGCCGTGGAGAAGCAGTTCGGGCAGGGCCCGACTTCGCAGGCGGGCACGGCGGCGCAGAGCGCCCAGGACCTCATGGGCGTCGAACCTACGTACCTCCCGGAGGGAGTCGTGCGAAAGGGATCGCAGCTTACCTACGACGACGGCGTTCCCACCCTCACCGTGAGCTACGGGGGAAGCCGGAGCTTTACCCTCACCGTTTCGCCGGCGCGGGAGCTCACGGTGACCGCCCAAGACGGGGTGCCCGTCGACCTCTTCTTCACGTGGGGAGGACTCACGCGGAGCGACGACTTGCGGATCCTCCGCTTCACCTACCGCGGTCTTGACGTCCGCCTCATGAGCACGGACGCGCCAGAAGAAGAACTCGTTGCCGTCGCCCAGTCTATCTTCCTTCCGCGCAAGTAG
- a CDS encoding Holo-[acyl-carrier protein] synthase, whose protein sequence is MGIGVDIVDNRRIAELLARKPRLVARLLAPCERGQLPSDPRRHGEFLAGRFALKEATAKALGTGIGGRLRFHDVRVFRDPSGAPLVELSPEARHRFPVLLYATLSHERNYSVAFVLALRSDGFDNRDEA, encoded by the coding sequence GTGGGAATCGGCGTGGACATCGTGGACAACCGCCGTATTGCCGAGCTTCTGGCGCGCAAGCCCAGGCTCGTCGCACGCCTTCTCGCCCCCTGCGAGCGCGGGCAACTCCCGAGCGACCCCCGCCGGCACGGGGAATTTCTGGCCGGCCGTTTTGCCCTGAAGGAGGCTACGGCGAAGGCCTTGGGGACGGGAATCGGGGGGCGCCTGCGCTTTCACGACGTGCGCGTCTTCCGCGATCCCTCGGGGGCTCCGCTCGTCGAACTTTCGCCGGAAGCGAGGCATCGTTTTCCCGTCCTATTGTACGCCACCCTTTCTCATGAACGGAACTACAGCGTCGCCTTCGTCCTCGCCCTCCGGAGCGACGGCTTCGACAACCGCGACGAGGCATAG
- a CDS encoding Puryvate ferredoxin oxidoreductase, beta subunit, with protein sequence MSIAPSAPTLKDYRGDVNTWCPGCGHFGVLAALQRALVNLKISPHEVITVSGIGCSSKVPEYMRSYGFHSLHGRALPVAQGAKMGAKDLHVIVTGGDGDGYGIGGNHFLHAVRRNMDVTYIVMDNGLYSLTKGQTSPTSPLGFVTRTTVYGNKERPLDALSVAIAAGGTFVAQGFSSDVKRLTEILERAIQHRGFALVNVLSPCVTYNKVLTYDYYKEHLVTVEEPFPTREEAIRFVKEHRGLVHGILFVDPETPDYQTALGYELRTREIDEGPMDEALLRELEEEFR encoded by the coding sequence ATGAGCATCGCGCCGAGCGCGCCCACGCTTAAGGACTACCGCGGCGACGTGAACACCTGGTGCCCGGGCTGCGGCCACTTCGGAGTCCTCGCCGCCCTCCAGCGGGCACTCGTGAATCTGAAGATTTCCCCGCACGAGGTGATCACCGTTTCGGGAATCGGTTGCTCGTCTAAGGTGCCGGAGTACATGCGGAGTTACGGGTTTCACTCCCTCCACGGTCGCGCTCTGCCCGTCGCCCAGGGGGCCAAAATGGGAGCGAAAGACCTGCACGTGATCGTGACGGGCGGCGACGGCGACGGGTACGGCATCGGAGGAAACCACTTCCTGCACGCCGTGCGGCGCAACATGGACGTCACGTACATCGTCATGGACAACGGCCTCTACTCCCTCACGAAGGGGCAGACGTCGCCCACAAGTCCCCTGGGGTTCGTGACGCGCACGACCGTGTACGGCAACAAGGAACGTCCCTTGGACGCGCTGTCCGTCGCCATCGCCGCGGGCGGAACGTTCGTCGCCCAGGGGTTTTCCAGCGACGTGAAGCGGCTCACGGAGATCCTGGAGCGGGCGATCCAGCACAGGGGATTTGCCCTCGTGAACGTCCTGAGCCCCTGCGTCACGTACAACAAGGTGCTCACGTACGACTACTACAAGGAACACCTCGTGACCGTCGAAGAACCCTTCCCGACGCGCGAAGAGGCCATTCGTTTCGTCAAAGAGCACAGGGGACTCGTCCACGGGATCCTCTTCGTGGATCCGGAAACGCCCGATTACCAGACGGCCCTCGGGTACGAACTTCGAACGCGGGAGATCGACGAGGGGCCGATGGATGAAGCGCTCTTGCGTGAGCTCGAAGAGGAGTTTCGTTGA
- a CDS encoding Puryvate ferredoxin oxidoreductase — MPQPAERKNFPKEMLQYRSRFPILSHIHKPPVPARGGRKNTRGGVKSMELAALEWKVGGQQGEGIDSTGEVLARTLFRYGYYVTTYRQFESRIKGGHTDFKVRATPAPTHFHGDKVDILVGFDDETLPVHRPELKPGAVVILEGDGIKVTEEDGYTLAVFPLKAIATELGNPLAKNMIALGITGGLISLPREAFYHFIEEQFKRKGADVIASNKRAVDRGYELAQEHLAHKVKTLPPRDIDPNRLYLSGNEAIAFGAYMAGLTFLSAYPITPASEIMEWLAAKLPKRGGAVMQVEDEIAGITFAIGASFAGARAMTTSSGPGIALKTEAIALAGESETPVVVVDVQRAGPSTGMPTRHEQGDLNHLLHAAHGDFPRIVLYPSSVEDAFYLAAEALNLAEIYQTVVFLVSDLGLGMNKQTTPRFDPRRVEIRRGKIVSEEEARALGEFFFKRYRITEDGISPRPLPGNPYAVALTSSNEHREDGHIDETIEARNAQMEKRMRKLRGLRIRNPFYVDHPDAATLLVAVGSARGPVEEAAAALREEGYDVGTLFLQQLAPLPVEELRTLLVGRHVITVEHNYTGQLLGWLRRHLPIHEHSTTITQYDGRPFFAERIVREAKERIADEHRAERAHA; from the coding sequence GTGCCGCAGCCCGCAGAAAGAAAAAATTTTCCCAAAGAGATGTTGCAGTACAGAAGCCGTTTCCCTATACTTTCCCATATACACAAACCGCCCGTCCCCGCGCGGGGGGGGCGGAAAAACACTCGAGGCGGGGTGAAGTCGATGGAACTCGCGGCCCTGGAATGGAAGGTGGGTGGGCAACAGGGTGAAGGGATCGACTCGACGGGAGAGGTTCTCGCCCGCACGCTCTTCCGCTACGGGTACTACGTGACCACGTACCGCCAGTTCGAAAGCCGCATCAAGGGTGGGCACACGGATTTCAAGGTGCGCGCGACGCCCGCGCCGACGCACTTTCACGGAGACAAGGTGGACATCCTCGTCGGCTTCGACGACGAGACGCTTCCCGTGCATCGCCCGGAGCTCAAGCCCGGCGCCGTGGTGATCCTCGAAGGAGACGGGATCAAGGTGACCGAAGAAGACGGCTACACCCTCGCCGTCTTTCCCCTCAAGGCGATCGCCACGGAACTGGGGAACCCGCTCGCCAAGAACATGATCGCCCTGGGGATCACCGGCGGGCTCATCTCTCTCCCGCGGGAGGCGTTCTATCACTTCATCGAAGAGCAGTTTAAACGAAAGGGCGCAGACGTCATCGCCTCGAACAAGCGCGCCGTAGATCGTGGATACGAACTCGCCCAAGAACACCTGGCGCACAAGGTGAAGACCCTTCCTCCGCGGGACATCGATCCCAATCGCCTCTACCTTTCGGGGAACGAGGCGATCGCCTTTGGTGCGTACATGGCCGGGCTCACCTTTCTCTCCGCGTACCCGATCACGCCGGCGAGCGAGATCATGGAGTGGCTCGCCGCCAAGCTTCCGAAGCGGGGCGGGGCCGTAATGCAGGTGGAAGACGAAATCGCAGGGATCACCTTTGCCATCGGGGCATCGTTTGCCGGCGCGCGGGCGATGACGACCTCCTCGGGGCCGGGAATCGCCCTGAAGACGGAGGCCATCGCTCTCGCCGGGGAGAGCGAGACCCCCGTTGTCGTCGTGGACGTGCAGCGGGCGGGTCCTTCCACGGGGATGCCCACGCGCCACGAGCAGGGAGATCTCAACCACCTTCTGCACGCCGCCCACGGCGATTTCCCGCGCATCGTCCTCTACCCGTCGAGCGTGGAAGATGCCTTCTACCTCGCCGCCGAAGCCTTGAACCTCGCCGAGATCTACCAAACCGTCGTCTTCCTCGTCTCCGACCTCGGGCTGGGGATGAACAAGCAGACGACCCCACGCTTCGACCCGCGCCGTGTGGAAATCCGGCGGGGAAAGATCGTGAGCGAAGAGGAGGCCAGGGCCCTCGGAGAGTTTTTCTTCAAGCGCTACCGGATCACCGAGGACGGGATTTCCCCGCGGCCGCTTCCGGGAAACCCGTACGCCGTTGCGCTCACGAGCTCCAACGAACACCGCGAGGACGGACACATCGACGAGACGATCGAAGCGCGCAACGCCCAGATGGAAAAGCGGATGCGCAAGCTTCGCGGCCTGCGGATTCGGAACCCGTTCTACGTGGATCACCCCGACGCCGCCACGCTCCTCGTCGCCGTCGGTTCGGCACGCGGGCCCGTGGAAGAGGCGGCGGCGGCCCTGCGGGAAGAGGGATACGACGTGGGTACGCTCTTCCTGCAGCAACTCGCTCCCCTTCCCGTGGAGGAGCTTCGCACCCTCCTTGTGGGACGGCACGTGATCACCGTCGAGCACAACTACACCGGCCAACTCCTCGGTTGGCTCCGTCGCCACCTCCCCATCCACGAACACTCGACTACGATCACCCAATACGATGGGCGGCCGTTCTTTGCGGAGCGGATCGTCCGGGAGGCAAAGGAGCGGATTGCCGATGAGCATCGCGCCGAGCGCGCCCACGCTTAA